The following proteins are encoded in a genomic region of Capra hircus breed San Clemente chromosome 16, ASM170441v1, whole genome shotgun sequence:
- the MDM4 gene encoding protein Mdm4 isoform X3, with protein sequence MTSFSTSTQCSASDSACRISPEQTNQVRPKLPLLKILQAAGAQGEMFTVKEVMHYLGQYIMVKQLYDQQEQHMVYCGGDLLGELLGRQSFSVKDPSPLYDMLRKNLVTLATAATEFSMLYIK encoded by the exons ATGACATCATTTTCCACCTCTACCCAGTGTTCAGCATCTGACAGTGCTTGCAGGATCTCGCCAGAACAAACCAATCAG GTACGACCAAAACTGCCTCTTTTGAAGATTTTGCAAGCAGCAGGTGCCCAAGGTGAAATGTTCACTGTTAAAGAG GTTATGCATTATCTAGGCCAGTATATCATGGTGAAGCAGCTTTATGATCAGCAGGAGCAGCACATGGTATACTGTGGTGGAGATCTTTTGGGAGAACTCCTAGGTCGTCAGAGCTTCTCTGTGAAAGATCCAAG CCCTCTCTATGATATGCTAAGAAAGAATCTTGTCACGTTAGCTACTGCTGCTACAG AATTTAGCATGCTGTATATTAAATGA